AAAGCTGGAAAGACAAGAAAATCGGACAATACGACATGAACGACATCTGGCATGTCCTTTTTGATTTCGACGACGAAGAAAAACTGCTTGAATTCGCAAAGGAAAAACTCTTTTTGAGCGATGAAACGGCAAGAAGATTCTGCACAATCAGAATTCAGCAGGGATATGCGAATTTAAGCCTTAAGGCAATCCGAAAGATAAATCCGTTTTTGCGGAAAGGCTACATCTATTCGACTGCGGTTTTTCTTGCAAACATACCGACAATGATTGGGCAAGACGCATTTTTACAAAACGAAGAGGAAATCGAAAATTCTGTAAAAAATATAATCGGGACGCTAAAAGACAAAAACGATATTATCGTTCTTGCAAATCGCTGTCTTGAGTCTGCGTTCAAAGATAAAGACAATGATTTCAGATTTGAAGAATGGGACAAATCGGTTGTGGAAAATTCCGCACAGGACTTGTTTGGAAAGAAAAAGTGGAATGAATATGACGAAGAAAAACGTAAAGATATAATTTTGCAAGTTTCTGAAAAAGTTGAAGACAATTTGAAAATCGCCGTCGGAAAAAATCCAAACGACTACAAATATCAGCTTTATCGCACTGACGACTTGATTTTGGACTATCTCAATCAAAAAGGATTTACTATAAAGGGAAAACTTTATCACCCAAGCGACACGGATTACAATTTTGAATCGCCGGTTCAAGCCGACGATGGAAAAATATATCTTGCCTCTCCTCGCTCGCAAAGCGTCAAAAATCCTGTTGTGATGAGGGCGTTGCACCAACTCCGGAAACTTGTAAATTATCTTATAAAAACAGGAAAAATAGACAGTTCAACAAAAATAAATGTGGAACTTGCAAACGACGTAAATGACAAGAACCGGCGGAAAGCTCTCGCAGAGTTTGCAAAAGACAGCGAAAAAAATAATGCGGATGCCAGAAAGAAAATAGAAGAACTTTGCAACGAGGCCGGCTTTAAAGTCGTTCCGACGGAATCGGATGTCAAAAAATTCAGACTCTGGAAAGAACAAAATGAAACATGTCCTTACACGGGAAAGCATATAAGTTTTACAGACTTATTCGGTCCGCTTCCTAAATTCGACTTTGAGCACACAATCCCAAGAAGCCTGTCTTATGACGATTCCCTTGAAAACCTTACACTTTGCGACAGTGAATTCAACCGAAACATAAAAAAGCAAAAACTTCCTTCGGAATTGCCGAATTTTGAAGAAATAAACAAGCGGTTCAAAAAATTTTATGAAGATAAAATCGACAACTGCCTGAAAATAATTGAGCGCAGTACAAAACTCGGAGGCTCATACGAAGAACCTACCGCCAAAGATTCAAGAATCGTAAAAAAACATAAGGCAGAGTACGAGCTTGACTATTACAAAGGAAAATTAAGGCGTTTTTCGGCGACAGAAGTTACTTCAGGTTTTAAGCACAGCCAGCTCAACGACACTAGAATCATCACAAAATTTTCTCTTTCGTATTTGAAGAGTATTTTTAGCTATGTTCAGCCTGTAAAAGGTTCTATGACAGACACATTCAAAAGGCAGTGGGGCTTGATGGAGCGAAATGAGGTAAAAGACCGCTCAAACCATATGCACCACACAGTTGACGCTTTGACAATTGCATGCGTAAACCGAGGAAAATTCAATCTGCTGTCCGAGACAATCAAAAACAGTCCTGACGGGAAGCATCTGAAATTTTCAAAACCATGGGCGACATTTGACGCCGATGTTCTGAACGCCGTTCAATATATAATCCCGAAATATTTTTCAGACGAAAACTCCTTGAGGCAGTCAAAAAGAATTATGAGAAATCGGGATGGAAAGCCTGTTTTGAAAAACGGAAAACCTGTCTTTGTCCAGGGAGCGACAGCGCGAGGTTCTTTGCACAAGGACACTTTCTATGGCCGCATAAAAACCGTTCCGGAAAAGGGCGGAAAATCCGAGATGATATTCGTGCAGCGTGTCCTGGTTTCAACATTGGATGAAAAGAGCGCTGAAAAAATCATCGACAAGGGAATAAGAGAGACTTTTGAGAAAAATCTTTTAAATGGAATACAAACGCTCCAAGAAATTCAAACAAATGGAATCCTGTTGCCGTTTAAAAAAGACGGAAGAAATGTTTTTGTAAAACGGATTAGGATAAAGGCACAGCCGACTTCGCCGATCACTTTGAAAGAGCACCACAATGTGATTTCAAAAAATCCGAAAGACTACAAGCAAAATTATTATGTTGTAAACGACGAAAACTATCTTCTTGCAATTTACAGAGGAAAAGACGAAAAAGGAAAGGATGTTTCAGACTACAAAATTTGCAATCTGCTTGACGCTGTAAAAAGTAGACAGAACAAGACTGAACTCTATCCTGATTTTAAAGAGAAAAAAGGCATCAATTTGAAATTGTACAAGATTCTAAAGCCCGGAAAAATCGTGATCCTGCAAAACGATATTCAGGAAGACGTGTTCGCCTTGTCTAAAGAAAAACTTTGGAAACGCCTGTACAGGATTGCCGGGCTTGCAACTTCAGGGAATAATATTCAAATAAAACTAGTGCACATTATAAGTGCAAGACCTTGGAAATATATGAAAGGTGAAAATGATAAAAAAGATTTGAATGCAGGGACTGAATGTCTTATGTATCTAACATCAAATTTTAAGGGACTTGTTGAGGGGCAGGACTTTGCCGTTTCGCCTATAGGAGAAATCATACGAAAGTAAGAGTTTGGTAAAAGATGTAACTTTTCGCACAAGAATAAAACTGAACATATCGAGTTTTTCGTCCGATAGTTAAAGTATGGTTAAACGAACACTGTTTTTCTCGCATGCTGTTTGTTTAAGCGTAAGGCACAAGCAGCTTGTCATTTTCAGTAAAGAAACTCAAGAAGAAACACTTGTTCCCATCGAAGACATAGGTTTTGTGATTGTGGAAAACGCACTCGTTACACTGACAATTCCTTTGATAAATGAGCTTACTGACAATAATTGCGCGCTTATTTTTTGCAATGAAAAGCACCTGCCCTTTTCAATGACTATGCCGCTTGATTGCAATGAGACCCAGTCGCAACTTTTTTCCGCCCAGATAAACGCGAAACTTCCTGTTAAAAAGAAATGCTGGAAGCAGATTGTGGAATTTAAGATAAAAAATCAGGGACTTGTTCTTAAAAAATACGATTTGGATTTTACAAGGCTTGTTAATTTTTCAAAATGTGTAAAAAGCGGCGACCCGACGAACATGGAAAGCCAGGCTGCAAAATTTTATTGGGACAATCTTTTTGGAAAGAAATGGTGCCGAAATCGTTTTGGAGATTTTCCAAACAATTATTTAAATTACGGATATGCAATTTTGAGAGCCGCAACGGCACGCGCGTTGATCGGTTCAGGCCTTCTTCCTACTTTGGGAATTCATCATCACAACAAATATAATGCATATTGCCTTGCGGATGATTTGATGGAGCCTTACAGACCTTTTATCGATGATGCAGTCATAGAATACATCTCGACAAATCCAGATGAGAAAGAACTTGGGCTGGAATTCAAAAAGAGGATTTTACAAGTCCTTACGCGCGACGTAAAAATGGAAAACTTGACAAGACCGATGATGGTCGCCCTTTCAATGACAAGCGCATCGCTCGCGGACGCCCTTTCAAACGAATCTGAAAAGTTGAAACTTCCGAATTTTGTATGATATGAGTTTTGACCGGATAAACGCCTATAAGATAATGTGGATTTTCTGTATGTTTGATTTACCGACAAACACAAAGCCTCAACGCAAACGAGCGAGCGAATTCAGAAAAAACCTGTTGGAAGACGGTTTTGAAATGATGCAATTCAGCGTTTACAAAAGATGTTGCGGGAGTAGAGAATCGTGCGAAGTCCATGAAAATAGAATAAAAAAATGGCTCCCGAGAGAAGGAACTGTAAGCATTTTGAAATTTACTGACAAACAGTTCAGTGAAATTTTGACATTTATAGGCGAAAGCCCCCAAAAGAAAGAAAAAGCACCGCAACAACTCCAATTGTTTTAATAGTCAAACTTGAAAAAGTTACAGATAAAAAGAATGGGCAGCAAGTAAAAAAACAAAGAAAGATATAAAAAAAAGATAACTTTTCTCTATTTTTTTTACACTGCAAACCAATCTAAATCTTTGCATAATATGGTCTTATACAACTCATATTATTTTACATCAAAAATAGAAATCAAACCACAACTTGTTTGTTGCGTAGGCACGAACTGTATGATTATTTTACATCAAAAATAGAAATCAAACCACAACGTAACGTTGCCCGACTTACCGTCGGTAAGAATTATTTTACATCAAAAATAGAAATCAAACCACAACTGTCCCGGACTTCGCCTACTACGAAAACGGATTATTTTACATCAAAAATAGAAATCAAACCACAACTATGAACAAGAAGTTAAATACTTTTTTGTCATTATTTTACATCAAAAATAGAAATCAAACCACAACAAACGTGGTTTGCAGTCGTCATTTGTAACATTATTTTACATCAAAAATAGAAATCAAACCACAACTTTGGTGAAATACAGGTAAAACCGCTTTTGATTATTTTACATCAAAAATAGAAATCAAACCACAACTTTATTCTTATGATCCGTCTGAGAAGTTGTATTATTTTACATCAAAAATAGAAATCAAACCACAACGACGCCTATTGGTGCGTCTAGTTTATTACAATTATTTTACATCAAAAATAGAAATCAAACCACAACTATTCAAGCTGACGTACAAAGTGTAAATCCATTATTTTACATCAAAAATAGAAATCAAACCACAACTTGCGCGGTAAACAAGTGTTTGCCTGTTTAATTATTTTACATCAAAAATAGAAATCAAACCACAACCGTAGCACTAGGCTTATGTACCTTACGCACATTATTTTACATCAAAAATAGAAATCAAACCACAACGATAGACTGGGCAGTCGGTGTTGGTAACGTATTATTTTACATCAAAAATAGAAATCAAACCACAACTTGCTGTTGTGTTTTGCGCTCTCTCTATTGATTATTTTACATCAAAAATAGAAATCAAACCACAACAGAGGCGGGTTTGCCTACGACGCGCACAAAATTATTTTACATCAAAAATAGAAATCAAACCACAACAGTTCTGCCATATATACTTATAGTCATTTTATTATTTTACATCAAAAATAGAAATCAAACCACAACCGTTACGATCTGGGGAAAGACGGCGGAAAAATTATTTTACATCAAAAATAGAAATCAAACCACAACTAGTTCGCAACTTTCTTACTCACCTCTTTTATTATTTTACATCAAAAATAGAAATCAAACCACAACTTTTGCCGTTCGTGAACTTTGTGCTGCTGAATTATTTTACATCAAAAATAGAAATCAAACCACAACTACACAAGCGCTTTCATTTTTTATCACCTCATTATTTTACATCAAAAATAGAAATCAAACCACAACTGCCGCTTATTGTCTCCGCCACCCATTGGATTATTTTACATCAAAAATAGAAATCAAACCACAACGGAAAACGGTTGTCGTTATCGCGCTTGCGATTATTTTACATCAAAAATAGAAATCAAACCACAACAGTACACTACCAAATTCTTTTTCCATACTATTATTTTACATCAAAAATAGAAATCAAACCACAACTAGGTGAATATGGCGATGTAACGCATCGTCATTATTTTACATCAAAAATAGAAATCAAACCACAACAAAAGGTTATTATACCTTTACCGCCTATGTATTATTTTACATCAAAAATAGAAATCAAACCACAACATCAGCTTCGTCAACGTTTTGATCGTTTTAATTATTTTACATCAAAAATAGAAATCAAACTACAACCGCCTGTGTCGTGCGGTATTTGGCTTGGCTATTATTTTACATCAAAAATAGAAATCAAACCACAACTTGATTTTACGGTTCCTGAAACGGCAGATGATTATTTTACATCAAAAATAGAAATTAAACCACAACTAATGCATTTCCATCAATTGAAGACGTCACATAATATAAACTCCCGTAGTCATTATTTTTATTTTTTGAAGAAAAAAATTTTAATTCTATATAATTACTATAGACAACAATATTTGTTTATTATTAATTTTTCCACTTTATTTTTTATCATTAAACAAGTTAACCTGATTCACTGCGATACCGAAATCATCATTGCATAAATCAAAAAAAAACATCGCTGTCTTCCCATGCTTTTATATACAGGGTACAGAAGAATTTGTTTTTATATTTTCTTGTATAGTGGCGATAAAAGTTTCATTATTTAAATTTTTTATTTTTTTTATAATCACCTAAAAAGCTCCCCGTATGATACTCAAAATCCTCCGTTCAGCCGTCTTACAAAAGCGCTTCCAAAAATTCATTGAGAAACAAAAGCCCTTCTTTTGTGAGCGCATAAAAGTGCGCACCGTTTTTTTTCCGCTGTAAAGCCAAGCCCCGCCCTTCCCACGCTGTAAAGAGCGCTTCAGCCTTTTCGGGAAAAGCGCCGAATCGCGCTTCGTACGTTTCACGGCAGATGCCGCGCGTCATCCGAAGTCCCATCATAAAAAATTCAAAAGCTTCCGTTTTTTTATCTATATATTCGACGGAAAAAGGGAGCTCAGCGAATTTACGTTCCCGCTCCGCACGCACTTGTACCGTGCGGAAATCATCCGAAAAAAAGATGCGGGAGCGCACCGCATCGATTTTTTTGCTTTCCCAAAAGCGCACATAGGATCCGATATCGCGCGTATTCGTAAATCTCGCCGACACATCCTTTCGGTAAAAAGTTCCCGTCGCGCCCGCGCCGATGCCGGCATAGCTTTCGAGATTCCAATAGGCGAGATTGTGCAGGCACTCACATCCCCTGCGGCAAAAATTCGACACTTCATACTGTTCGTATCCCGCGCCGCACAAAAAGTCGCACCCCGAAATCCAAAGCGCATCCGACGCATCGATGTCGTGCAGGATTTTCCCGCTTTCGATTTCCGAACAAAGAGGCGTACCTTCTTCGACGGTGAGCGAATAAAGTGAAATGTGATCGGGCGCATACGAGAGGAGCGTTTTCAAACCCGAAGCGAACGATGCATCGGTTTCTTCGGGAAGACGGGCGATCATATCGACCGACAGCGCGTGCGGCCGTTTTTTTTCAAAAAGCGAAAGTGCGCGGTACACATCGCTCGCGCGGCTCCGTCTCCGCACGCGGCAAAGAGAAGTGTCGCTGAACGATTGAATGCCGCACGAAATACGCGTTACGCCCGAAGCGGACGCCGCATCGAGGAAGCTTTCCGTTACGTCGGACGGGTTCGCTTCCATCGTCACTTCAAGCGGCGCCTTGCGGGACATTTTTAACAATCCCGAAAAGAGACGGTCGATTTGCTTTTCGGAAAGCAGACTCGGCGTCCCGCCTCCGACATAGATCGTCTTCCACGAATCGATATCCCAAAGCGACGCCGTACATACCGCTTCGTTCAAAACGGCATCGATATATTCGTCGTCGATTTTTTTTGCGCAGGGTACGCTGAAAAAATCGCAGTAGGAGCATTTCGAAGTGCAAAACGGAATGTGCACGTACAGCGGAAAAGACACACCCACTGCTCTACAAAAGACGGAATTTCGCAAACGGAAAATACACGGCGAGCCCTTTCGCTTTTATGTCGTCAATGCGCACCGCACCCCACAGGCGTGAATCGAGGGCGCTCGTGCGGTTGTCGCCGAGCACGAAGTATTCGCCGCTTCCGAGCGTGCGCGCTTCAAAGCTGCCGCTCACGCCGATCGCGCTGTCCCAATCGGATGGCACGGAAACGATGCGCACGTTATAGGACTTTTCGGCTCGTTCGAATTCGGTAAGAAAATGGCTGTCCCCCGCAGGCCGCACAAAGACGACGTAGCCTTTCATATAGACGGTGTCGCCGGGCAAAGCGACGACGCGGCGGATTTCGGGTTGTTCGCTTGCCGTATCGTTACCGAAAAGCGAATACTGCTGTGCGGTAAAAAATCTCACTACCGCGTCGGCAGCCGTCACGAAAGCGGACGGAGAAGATGTGCGGCGGGATTTAAGCATAACGACATCTCCGCGCAAAAGATTTTTCACAATCGGCGTAAATACGGTACACGAATCGGAAGGGATATCGGGCTGCATGGAAACCGAGCGGGAGCGGACGGTAAAAAGCGCAAAACTGCGTACGAGCGAAACACCCGCAAAGACGATCAGAAAAAAAAGAATCACCGAAACAATCGTGCGCCGGCGCTGCTTTTTTACATCGAAAGAATAGTCGTACAGCTTTTGCTTCATGCGTGTAACATAACACAAACGCCGCGAGTTTACAATATATAGGACAAATGTACCGGAAATATATTTTATAAAAACAGACAGCAGTAGTAAAAAGGCTGCACTCCCGGCAGCGGCTCTGCCGTTCACCGCGGCAGACCGTGATCGGAATCGGACTGCGCAAACTTTTTTATCAAAATAGTTTGCTTGCCATCGGTCTGAGCGGCTCGGCGGCAGTTCCGCTGCCTCGCGTTCCGCCTTTTTTATTTATCTGTATACAATTTTTGTATATATTTCCGGTGCCCTTGTCCCGGCTGCAGAATTGAAACCTTTGCGACGATTTCATATAATGGAAAAGGTATGGCTGACGGAAAAAAGATTATCGCGGAAAACAGAAAAGCCCGTTTCAATTATTTTATCGAAGACTCGATCGAATGCGGAATAGAACTGCGCGGTTCGGAAGTCAAATCGATAAAAGCGGGCAATCTTTCGTTTCCCGACGGCTTTGCGGAAATCAAAGGAGGCGAAGTGTGGGTACAAAATCTGCACATCTCCGAATATTCCTATTCGTCGGCATTTACCCCTTCTCCCGATCGGCCGAAGCGGCTTTTGCTGCACAAAGACGAGATAAAGCGGCTTGTGCGGAAAACCGAAGAAAAAGGCTATACACTCGTTCCGCTCGAATTTTATTTGAAAGGCGGCCGCGTCAAAGTAAAGCTCGGCGTCTGCAAAGGCAAAAAGCAGTACGATAAGCGCGATACGATCCGCGCTCGGGACATGGACCGGGAAGCCGCGCGAGAGTTCCGCAGGGAGATAAACGGCTGATGAAAAAAGCCTTTCGCCGTGCGGCGGCGGCCTTCGTCGTATCGCTTGCCGCATTCGGAGCTCAAAGCCAACCTTCCCGCTCTGTCGATTTTTTCGGCGTCATATCTTCCGATGCCGACGCCAATATGATTCAAATGACGGAAACCCTCTACCTCACGCAGCTCGGCGAATTGCCGGGCATTTCGGTTACCGACAGACGGCAAAGCGGTTTTGCCGAAGCGTACAAAGCGCAGGGTGCCCCCGACTTTTCAAAAGCCGCTGCTCCCCTTGCGTTTTACGCGCTCATCGGCAAAAAAGATCCGGCCGGCGGAAAATGGGACTGCACGATCTGCGTCGCCGACATGCGGACGAAGGATATCCATTCGTACACCCAAACCTACGACTCATATTATAAAATCCTCATGGAATCGAAAGCCTCTCTGCGGTCGATATTCGAAAGCCTTTTGAATAATCGAAGTCCGAAAGAAGCCGATCGGACGAACGACACGAATATACCCGATAATCGGAGCCCTGCTCTCTCGACCGACTCGATCGCGGGAACGTGGGGCGGCGAAGAGTATATCGATAAAATCGTCATTCTTCGGGGCGGACGCGGTTTTATCATCTACAAAAACGGCGCAACGATGAATATTTCCGTTTCGGTTACGGGAAAAGAAGTAACCGTAACGCAGGCGGGAAAATCGAACGCATCGTTTTTTCCCGAACTGCCGCGCGAAGCCGCCCTCCTCGCAGCGACGGACGCACCGCCCCTCACGTGGAAACTCACCGTACAAAACGGTTCGACGCTGTCGGGCATAAAAACGACGCTCGTAGAATCGAAGGGCGGCATCGTCTCGGGCAAAGTACGGATCGAGTGGAAACGAAAGTGAACGATAGGTTGGCGGGCTGCTTTATCGCTGGTATTGCAGGCGGCGACTTTAACCAAACATACGCTTTTCAGCGCCGCTCTTTTCCAGTCCGTGCAGCGCACAGGATATCAACCCATTCTTTTTCTTTAAATCCGACGAGTATTTTATTTTGAGCGATAACGAGCGGCCGTTTAACAAGCATACCGTCCGACGATAAAAGGCGATACATTTCCTCTTCTGTCATGCCGGGAAGCTTTTCTTTAAGATGCAAAGATTTATACAGCAAACCGCTCGTATTAAAAAATTTTTTAAGCGGCAGACCGCTTTGTCCGTGCCATTTTTTCAACTCGACTGCAGACGGATTATCTTCTTTGATATGCCGCCCGATATAATCGATGTGATGATCGTCTAGCCATTTTTTCGCTTTGAGGCACGTAGTGCATTTGGGATAATAAATAAAAATCATCGCCGTCTCCTCTAATTTTTTATCGTATCGGCAGCACCGAAAAAACTTGCGTTTTTGCGGCTTTCGTTAAATTTAATATGCGGCACTTTTAATAAGTTATCGACATAAAAAAATCACAGCTGTGATAAAATATATCAGAAACTACTTGTTTCCTTTCGCCCGATTATGCGTCTTGCAGAGCATTTGGCAATTTGCGCTGTTGGTTGCGCCGCCCTTGCTCCACGCGGAAACATGGTCGGCATCCATCTCGTCCAATTTCCAAATTTTTGTTTTATTACCGGAGTTTTCCAACGCACAGAGCGGACAGTTTGAAACGCCTTTTTTCTCAGCGGCGGCGGTTTGTTTTGCATATACCGACTTTTTTGTCGGTTCGTCAAAAATCCTCACGTCGAGCAGCTTTTTATCGGTTTCGCCGCCCAACAAATATTCGTAAATACCTTTTTTATTTTTTACATAAAAGTCGGCGTATAATTCGTGTAAGCGTTGAGAAATTTTCTGAGGATCATATGATTTTTTCACATACGTCTCGTAAAGCCGTCCCCATTCAAGTCCGCACATTTCTTTTTCGACATCGATAAAAACGCCGTCTATCCAATCGATCACGGAGTTAAAATATGTTTCCATCTCCGTAATATTTTTATCATGACGATGACGCGCCATATAATCGGAAATCTTGCCCTTGCTCACCCAGTCAAGCGCAGTGTGCAAAAAGTCCTGCCGATTTACGGAACCGGAAATATATGCGCTCCATTTTTGAATACATGCATTTCGGCTGTTGCTGAATACTTCTTTTGCTTTGGTCACAAACGAACCGGAATAAATGGCATTTAAAAGTTCCTGTTCGTTTAACGGAATGCCGGCAATATTGATCGTTCTGAACCATTCTTTTATTTCCGTTTCGCTTCCTTCGCATTCGTAAATAAGCAGCTTTGTTTTACGAATTGTATTTTGCAGATCGGCGGCCAAATCCCTGAAGTATTGCTCCATTCCATGTACGTCTTTGAACGCAAACTTATTGCAAAGAAATCGACCGATACTGGTAATCCGCTGCTGCCCGTCAAGGACTTCAAACTGTCCATCAGAAGTTTTATTAAAATAAATCAAGCCGAGCGGATAACCTTTTATTACGGACTCGATAACGGCAACATCTTTTTTCCCGTCCGCATAAATATAGTTGCGTTGGTATTCCGGCTGAATGGTAAGTTTTCCTGCAAGCCCGAACAACCCCTTCCCTTCGAGTTCGTTGTAAACGAAACCTTCGCAAATATCTTTTATCGTTATATCCGTTCTCAATGTTGTTTTCATAGCGCGCCTCCACGATTCTTAAATTGAGATAAAACGGCGGACTTCCTCAACGATTTTTTCGAGGTGCCCATTATTACTATGATATAAAAGCGACAAAAATGCAATGTTATTGTTTAATTTTGATATGTTCGCTGTTTGTGTCGGATAAAGATTCTTTGATAAGCAGACTGAATAATTCTTCCTTCCGAATTGATGAAATAATTCTTTTTTCCGTCATTTTGGAGCAAATTGGCATTTTCATTCGTCTTTCCGCCGGATGAACCCGTTCTCTCGCCATTGGGTTTGCATTCCCAATAATCGTCATATTTTTTTGTATCCGGAACTGCATCGTGACACCCTCTTTGTGTTGCTCCAAGGATATCAAATTGCTCCGGACAATACTTATCTAAAAAACTGATCGGCACGCCCATTATGCCGTTACATCTTGTGTTTGATGAAAATGCGCTTATAGAGTCCTTGTCCGTTGATGACCGGCGCATCGTATCTTTCATGCGGTTTTTTGAATTCGTCCAAATATCCGTCTCTACCTCTGTCTGTTGTCCACAAGATTTCGAACTGTTCCGGGCAGTATTTGTCGAGGAAGCTGATGGGGACTCCCATAACGCCGTTACATCTTCCTCCTGATGATGATGCGGAAGTACGGGGTAACTCTCTCTCTCTCTCTCTCTCTCTCTCTCTCTCTCTCTGCAACAGACGTGCCAACATCCGTCGTATATGTCAAATCCTTACCGTCGTTCCCTTTACGGAATTTTACAATTTCAAATTGTTCGGGACAATATTTATCGAGATATGAAATAGGTACGCCCATATCTTCGAAATAGTCGCTCGGGATCGCATCGGTAAAAGGGACTTCGATCGCATCGTAATTATCGTATTTTTTATAACCGATCCCTCTAACTTCTTTGTGCTTGCTGAATTTAATATTGTCGGCCATCGTCATAAGGCTGAGCGGCTGGTGGCGGCGACCGTGATCGAGATTGGTGAACCAACACACATTACGAAATTTTACCAATCCTGTTTGCTCATCATATACACCGTTCGCATAATTTTTAGGATCAGCTGCCATTATCTTAAAATATGCATTACCATGATTAAAACCGTTGCCAAGCCAAATTTTATTATTTTTTATTAACGGAAAAACTTCCTTGTAGGTAATCGCATTCATATTTGCAATAATCAAAAAATTTTTATCTGCTTCAACGATCCATGCCAAAAATTCACGAAACAGAGAAAAGGGCGGATTGGTGATGATAATATCCGCCTCCTCCCGCAGCTTTTTTACTTCATCGCTTCTGAAGTCACCGTCTCCTTTCATGTACGACCA
This Treponema socranskii subsp. buccale DNA region includes the following protein-coding sequences:
- the cas2 gene encoding CRISPR-associated endonuclease Cas2, which produces MWIFCMFDLPTNTKPQRKRASEFRKNLLEDGFEMMQFSVYKRCCGSRESCEVHENRIKKWLPREGTVSILKFTDKQFSEILTFIGESPQKKEKAPQQLQLF
- the cas1 gene encoding type II CRISPR-associated endonuclease Cas1; this translates as MVKRTLFFSHAVCLSVRHKQLVIFSKETQEETLVPIEDIGFVIVENALVTLTIPLINELTDNNCALIFCNEKHLPFSMTMPLDCNETQSQLFSAQINAKLPVKKKCWKQIVEFKIKNQGLVLKKYDLDFTRLVNFSKCVKSGDPTNMESQAAKFYWDNLFGKKWCRNRFGDFPNNYLNYGYAILRAATARALIGSGLLPTLGIHHHNKYNAYCLADDLMEPYRPFIDDAVIEYISTNPDEKELGLEFKKRILQVLTRDVKMENLTRPMMVALSMTSASLADALSNESEKLKLPNFV
- the hemW gene encoding radical SAM family heme chaperone HemW codes for the protein MSFPLYVHIPFCTSKCSYCDFFSVPCAKKIDDEYIDAVLNEAVCTASLWDIDSWKTIYVGGGTPSLLSEKQIDRLFSGLLKMSRKAPLEVTMEANPSDVTESFLDAASASGVTRISCGIQSFSDTSLCRVRRRSRASDVYRALSLFEKKRPHALSVDMIARLPEETDASFASGLKTLLSYAPDHISLYSLTVEEGTPLCSEIESGKILHDIDASDALWISGCDFLCGAGYEQYEVSNFCRRGCECLHNLAYWNLESYAGIGAGATGTFYRKDVSARFTNTRDIGSYVRFWESKKIDAVRSRIFFSDDFRTVQVRAERERKFAELPFSVEYIDKKTEAFEFFMMGLRMTRGICRETYEARFGAFPEKAEALFTAWEGRGLALQRKKNGAHFYALTKEGLLFLNEFLEALL
- the lepB gene encoding signal peptidase I; translation: MKQKLYDYSFDVKKQRRRTIVSVILFFLIVFAGVSLVRSFALFTVRSRSVSMQPDIPSDSCTVFTPIVKNLLRGDVVMLKSRRTSSPSAFVTAADAVVRFFTAQQYSLFGNDTASEQPEIRRVVALPGDTVYMKGYVVFVRPAGDSHFLTEFERAEKSYNVRIVSVPSDWDSAIGVSGSFEARTLGSGEYFVLGDNRTSALDSRLWGAVRIDDIKAKGLAVYFPFAKFRLL
- the cas9 gene encoding type II CRISPR RNA-guided endonuclease Cas9 (Cas9, originally named Csn1, is the large, multifunctional signature protein of type II CRISPR/Cas systems. It is well known even to general audiences because its RNA-guided endonuclease activity has made it a popular tool for custom editing of eukaryotic genomes.), whose product is MKTLGLDIGTNSIGWGIVDEAAGKIEDCGVYIFPEGVKKEKGNESSKAAERTSFRLARRLKFRRKLRKYETLKVLIKNKMCPLTIEELEKWRRQKIYPTSKDFLNWYRTDELKNWEPYFLRKKCVEQKAEPYEIGRSLYHIAQRRGFLSNRKETTKASEGEVSKSIDELSSLMGDKTLGQYFYELKQSGEKVRGKYTSRKEHYEKEFNKICEVQGFSSELKSDLYRAIFFQRKLKSQKFLVGKCTFEPNKSRSPISHFEFEEFRMLSFINSIKLAKNSREDENSDFEFLTDEEKEMIKPLFFRISKPTFQFADIEKKLKGKNEFWKFNYRKETNVSGCPVCAGLKNIFGDDSSDESWKDKKIGQYDMNDIWHVLFDFDDEEKLLEFAKEKLFLSDETARRFCTIRIQQGYANLSLKAIRKINPFLRKGYIYSTAVFLANIPTMIGQDAFLQNEEEIENSVKNIIGTLKDKNDIIVLANRCLESAFKDKDNDFRFEEWDKSVVENSAQDLFGKKKWNEYDEEKRKDIILQVSEKVEDNLKIAVGKNPNDYKYQLYRTDDLILDYLNQKGFTIKGKLYHPSDTDYNFESPVQADDGKIYLASPRSQSVKNPVVMRALHQLRKLVNYLIKTGKIDSSTKINVELANDVNDKNRRKALAEFAKDSEKNNADARKKIEELCNEAGFKVVPTESDVKKFRLWKEQNETCPYTGKHISFTDLFGPLPKFDFEHTIPRSLSYDDSLENLTLCDSEFNRNIKKQKLPSELPNFEEINKRFKKFYEDKIDNCLKIIERSTKLGGSYEEPTAKDSRIVKKHKAEYELDYYKGKLRRFSATEVTSGFKHSQLNDTRIITKFSLSYLKSIFSYVQPVKGSMTDTFKRQWGLMERNEVKDRSNHMHHTVDALTIACVNRGKFNLLSETIKNSPDGKHLKFSKPWATFDADVLNAVQYIIPKYFSDENSLRQSKRIMRNRDGKPVLKNGKPVFVQGATARGSLHKDTFYGRIKTVPEKGGKSEMIFVQRVLVSTLDEKSAEKIIDKGIRETFEKNLLNGIQTLQEIQTNGILLPFKKDGRNVFVKRIRIKAQPTSPITLKEHHNVISKNPKDYKQNYYVVNDENYLLAIYRGKDEKGKDVSDYKICNLLDAVKSRQNKTELYPDFKEKKGINLKLYKILKPGKIVILQNDIQEDVFALSKEKLWKRLYRIAGLATSGNNIQIKLVHIISARPWKYMKGENDKKDLNAGTECLMYLTSNFKGLVEGQDFAVSPIGEIIRK